One Vitis riparia cultivar Riparia Gloire de Montpellier isolate 1030 unplaced genomic scaffold, EGFV_Vit.rip_1.0 scaffold349_pilon_pilon, whole genome shotgun sequence genomic window, AGCGAGCTAGAGTGGAAAGCTCGGAACCCATCGGTTTGACAGGGCAGTCCCCTGTTCCATCTCCAGAGCCCACTCCTgtgccatctccggcaccgccGGCGAAGCCTCAAGCAAGTCAGCCGCCGCCTTCTGAGCCTCAAATTCCATCTGAACCAGCTCCGGAAGCGATAATCAGGCGTCCAATGCTCACTCAGCCACCAATAgaaggcaatttggactgcCGAGCTAGGCCATTCCATTCTAAGCTGTGTTTTGACACAGCCGCCTTCCAGTTGCGACCAGAGCTTGAAGGatcattccaattgctgcgcAGATATCGAATGGAGCAGCTTCTGACCCCGCGAGACTTCTTTTACCCCAGAGTAGCATTGGATTTTTATCAATCCATGACCACTCAACAGGTCAGAgattgattactaccaaaaagtgctattttgtagacctaattataatggttttaagcacctttgtgtagtaatcatattcatttaacccaattaattcattaaggtccttagtaattggttttaaccattttgtggcaagtttacatgtttttatcaacttatgaatcaattcaagcatgtcaaatgatggaggagctaattagacaagttaaagcaaggattttggaagtttacaggcttgaatttcaagtggaaacatgagcacaagcaaagagaatgcaaagaggaaaaacaagcaaagtgaagaaaacagaggacaacagctgcagtcttctttcgcacttttggggcactttccaaagtctattttctacattctatataccatttcaaatctcaggaagtcaaaaatccaatgcttcaaaccgtgtacaatttggagctgaaatgaggaagatatggccttcggaagacaactgcatcaaaccttgcgggaatttcgcaaggtgaatttctccttgcgaaatttcgcaagggattttcctcacgatgcgaaattttgccatttcacaacattgcgaaattttcgcaaggagaaattcacattgcgaaaatgcca contains:
- the LOC117909781 gene encoding vegetative cell wall protein gp1-like codes for the protein MARTRGAKSSSPSARKPAPREPPVQASTSEPPRPEVVSPPVKPTPKKRQAKLTLQTPPARRYLTRSGGRPLQKRARVESSEPIGLTGQSPVPSPEPTPVPSPAPPAKPQASQPPPSEPQIPSEPAPEAIIRRPMLTQPPIEGNLDCRARPFHSKLCFDTAAFQLRPELEGSFQLLRRYRMEQLLTPRDFFYPRVALDFYQSMTTQQVRD